In the genome of Acanthopagrus latus isolate v.2019 chromosome 17, fAcaLat1.1, whole genome shotgun sequence, the window ACCAATGCGCCGCCTTGTTGCTAAAGTAAACACATTATGTAAGTGTAAGTTACAAAAGTCATACTGGATCATCGTTTAAATTGGAGTTCAAGGTTTGGTGCAACCCAACCTCATAAAAGTGCCGCATGCCACTGCACCTCTGTAATAATTAATGATGAGACTATGAACTGTTCAACCTTTCAGAGGCTCCTGGAGGCATCTTATTTTCAAGCATGCAGCCTACAGGATACTACTTAATATTCTTTTATAAATGTccaataacaataataagtCAAATTGCCCATCACCATTTGCAGAgcacaatatgtcattttttaactgtttgttttgtccagcaAAGTATCCAAACACCAAAGATGTTTGGTTAACCTGAAGGTTTCAAGCCAAGGTAAGTTTTGTGCACAGAACTGACCCTGAGTCTTTGTAAATCTTTAGAGTTGGTCTTCAATTCCTCTGAAGGCTGCAAGCTCTGAATTAAGACACGACAAGTCAAACGGcctgtttaaaatgatttctaACCCTCCAGTCAATCATTCTCCAGTATGTGTGAACAGTGATGCGGCCACACGCTTCTAATTAACTTCAGCTTCCAAATGGCGTCAggatcattttaaacaaattttcATCTTAGTGTTACATGGACTTTTACAGATTTCAGCTGTGCTTTAGATGATATGTAGAGCAGAAATACTCACATTTGACAACCATCAGTTGAGAAAGACTAATCTGAGCAAGTTGCAGACTGTGAGCTGTTCCCATGGGGTATAACCTTGTTaaggaaacaaaagcacataGTGTTGTGTGGTCCGAGAACGTGATGTCTGGGAGATGTGGAATGTGCTCTTCTGTTCATTCAGAGATTTACTTTCCTTACCTCCTTATTCTTATTCAGGGCTACGGGGACTTCCCCAGGATACAGTGGACTGAAAGCTGTGTAGCCTCAGTCTTGAAGAaagaatattttgataattgtcatttatttagcttttttgctgttgtacttttttttttgtttcagtgagGTCCAGTTGATTCAGTTTTGTCTAAAATAGAACCACCCAGTGTCAGATTTTGACGACCCTTAATTTGGGTCATATAGTGTTGAGTGCCTTATCGCTCTGCTGACGTATTGTCCTTGCTGTAGAAGTCAGTGCTTGTAGTCATCTTGTTACTCATTACAATTCTTTTCTGCAGGTACTATCTGGATGCAGGAGATCCTCCCTCTGGTGCTGAATGGTGGAGATCTGACACCGATCCAAACCATCCCCAACTGGGACAGGGTGCCCTGGTTGGAGGAGAAAAGATTAGCAGTGGTTGTTGATAGATTAACTTCTCCACGGGCGATGGTCACACATTTTCCTTACCACCTCATGCCCCCCTCCTTCCACGCCTCCAAAGCCAAGGTAAATAATTTATTGTCTGTTGTCACCATGTATTGTCAGAGGAGCTCCCGATTGCCATGTTTCTGTGACAAAAGTGTCTCTTCATGCTCAGTTGTCTGTAACTGACAGGTGATCTATGTCATGAGGAACCCAAAGGACGTCATGGTGTCCTCATACTACTTCCACCAGATGGCCGGATTCCTCAAAGATCCAGGAACATTTGATGAGTTCATGGACACATTCTTGGAGggcaaaggtcagaggttacTTAGAATTTGCATGTTGATAGCATTTTTAGGACAAGGCCATGTTTGTCATTATTGCCAATGTCAGGGCAGTTGTTGATTGCATTTATGCTGTCTGTGTTGTCTGCAGTGCTGTTTGGAAAATGGACAGACCACGTGAAGAGCTGGAGGCACACAGAGCTGGGAGATCGAATAATGTACATCACATATGAAGAAATGGTTCAGGTGACATACTCTGATCTAAAGGCCAGAGGTGCTGGTTCACTCTGAACATTAAATGTCTTGTTGAACGAGCGAAAAGTGTCTCAAAACATCCACTGTGTCTGCCACACTTCCAGGAAACAGATtaagattttcctttttgtatttctccGACTAAAAATTTCCATcttggtgtgtgttttaaggCCACATGTAACCAGATATATGTTACCAGAGAACAAACTGCTGTCTTGAATGTTTTAGTCTGAGCAGCAGTCTCAGTCCAAAGTTGATCATGTCGAATGATATGTCAGTGAAGTTACATGCATTATGAAAAAAGTTTATTTGAGATGTCCATCATATAATAAAGGCAAACACCAGTTGCTCCACTTAAATAAGACTGTATGTCCATGTGCCCCTCATTCAGGACCTTCCTGCAGTTCTCAGGATTATGTCAGACTTCCTGGGCCGTAACCTGAGTGAGGAAGTCATACAGAAGATAGCAGAACATTGCTCCTTCAAGGCAATGAAGGTCAACACAATGTCTAACTTCAACATGGTCCCAAAGGTACTGATGGACAGCGACAAATCTCCTTTTCTCAGGAAAGGTGAGGATCCATGTGCTCATTATTAGTTTCTCTGATTTAGCTTTCATTTACAATTATAACTCCGTTGAAGATTATTAGTCATTTCAGATCCAATCAGGTATGTTGGTGGTTTAGATTTCCTCTGaacaactgtgtgtttttatgttagGTGTTGTTGGGGACTGGAAAAACCATTTCAACCCGGAGCAGCTGGCCAGATTCACATCAGTCATCCGCAAAGAGCTGGAGAACGAGAGCTTCTCTCTGCCTTGGAGCTTGGAttgaacagcagctgaaataaaatcaagGCATATCAGGCATGTGGGAATTTGGTACAATGTGTTAGTTATGGTTTTAATATCAGTCATATGACGAAAAGCATTTGATATACGttctacatttttacataacaaGAAACTCCTTTGCATTTGTTAACTGGATAAATATTTTCTCATTCAAAAAATTGAAAGAACATTGATCATCTACAGAAAAGACCTCTTCGTACTGGGATGCAGAAATCTTTACTGACCACAAGAGGTGATTGTCTCAGTTGACCGTTGTGACTCCCCTGTCGTCTGCAGTGTGGACAGACTCCTGTCAGCTAATAGGGCCTTATAGCTCTATGGCTGAATGGgctacttgctaacagcagctagtcgATACAGCCAAAGATAACTACAGCAGAGGGTATGTAGTGAGCAGCAATAATAGGTTATTCAGCCCTCTTAAGTTTTGGTGCTACCCTTCGAATCATGTCAATTTCGtacaaatgacacctttaaTCTACCCCGGATGTAGATGTtgcatttacaaaaaacacatcccCGTAATTTGTTTTAAGGTACCAACAAGGAAATGCTGCTACAACAAGCTCACAGCTGAGCTTCTTCCACCCTCAAGCTCCGGGACCAGACAGATTTCATGATTGGACGCACAATGTTCTTCTTGCTAGCTTGCATTATATCCCTACACAATGTCACttttgtacagtaaatgttttggTGCTAATTACTGCATGATTTACTTGTAATTTttttctactactactactactactactactactactactactacagtCTTTTGCTAAGTAATAACAGATTCTCATGAGGCAGTCTTGCATAGTTACAAGTTTCCCATCAGTGTCAATCTGTCCAATAATTTACACCAGGAAACAGAAGGATCAGAAACGtagtttgttaatttattgttgagtttgattgatttgttttctttgtattgaGCTGTCAAATTTCTACTTTTACTcagtattttaaacatttagtgAAGTCTGTATTGACTGATCACATGTTGTCATTATTAGGGCGTTTCACATTAGAGTTCACTGTTATTGAATTATTACTGGACTGATTTGCATTCCTTCAATATCTCAGTTGCGATTGTTGTATGCTTCCTTAGACTTTTAAGAATACATTGGAATAAAAGTCTACTTGgtcatctgtttctttttttcttcaggtgtCTGAAGAGTTTGTATGTAGAAGTTGGTCTGTTTGGTTGCATAGGAGACCATTGAACTTTCACCTAGAGGCACAAACTTGCTACCAAGTTGAAATTAACCTCCTCGAGGCAGACATGTATGATTCAAATGTCAATGTTGATATGGTTATTAAAGGTTAATGATCTGTTTTTAATGCTCCACTGAGGCTACATCTGCTATAGACTGAATGTTTGAATCTTGCTGACATTCAACCATAAGTATCTGTTTTCAGCAGACGAGCTCAGACAAGTTGAGTGCACAGGACACATCTGGCATGAAGTTGCAAAGAGCTGATGTAAAGTAGTGGTGGGTTAATAAAAAAACTTTCTAGCTCTAAGCAAGTCAAAGGCAAAGATGCTTTACTCATAAGTGTCTGGACTAAATCCAACTAAAAGCCCTAAAACACAACTCCGTTGTGTAACCAGGTAGCTGTTCGCTGAAGCATTTAACATAGAACCTTGATGACTTGACAAAGGATGTAAAGTTATAAAACTGCTTTCTATAGCAGACATCACAAAGTGCTTTCACGTacagtaaaacaaagtaaaaaaacaaatcaaccttGACAACAGTTTCTACTTTGTGTAGTGTTTCTACATACCTTCATAGAATCAGATTCATCTGTGTTGGTGTACATCTGAATATTTTTTCACTTACTCACTCCAGCTCTCGACCTGCATGTTTACTCATC includes:
- the sult2st3 gene encoding sulfotransferase family 2, cytosolic sulfotransferase 3 isoform X2 produces the protein MISDEYIHYRGILLPPVAHNMESLEYAQKFSVEDTDVFAVTYPKSGTIWMQEILPLVLNGGDLTPIQTIPNWDRVPWLEEKRLAVVVDRLTSPRAMVTHFPYHLMPPSFHASKAKVIYVMRNPKDVMVSSYYFHQMAGFLKDPGTFDEFMDTFLEGKVLFGKWTDHVKSWRHTELGDRIMYITYEEMVQDLPAVLRIMSDFLGRNLSEEVIQKIAEHCSFKAMKVNTMSNFNMVPKVLMDSDKSPFLRKGVVGDWKNHFNPEQLARFTSVIRKELENESFSLPWSLD
- the sult2st3 gene encoding sulfotransferase family 2, cytosolic sulfotransferase 3 isoform X1, whose protein sequence is MSSEEMYFTYNGLLLPSETHSLESLKFADEFTFKDDDVVAATYPKTGTIWMQEILPLVLNGGDLTPIQTIPNWDRVPWLEEKRLAVVVDRLTSPRAMVTHFPYHLMPPSFHASKAKVIYVMRNPKDVMVSSYYFHQMAGFLKDPGTFDEFMDTFLEGKVLFGKWTDHVKSWRHTELGDRIMYITYEEMVQDLPAVLRIMSDFLGRNLSEEVIQKIAEHCSFKAMKVNTMSNFNMVPKVLMDSDKSPFLRKGVVGDWKNHFNPEQLARFTSVIRKELENESFSLPWSLD